One Faecalicatena sp. Marseille-Q4148 DNA window includes the following coding sequences:
- a CDS encoding ABC transporter ATP-binding protein has protein sequence MIEVKNLMFSYGKDKQALHGLNFNVEDGEIFGFLGPNGSGKSTTQKILTGILKGHGGEVSLFGKDLKEVHTQEFFRKIGVLFEFPYLYANLSAVDNLNYFASFYPEEQLRDVEELLTMLEVKKDFWKKPVSSYSKGMRQRVSMARALISNPKLLFLDEPTSGLDPAGAVLFRKIIEEERQKGTTVFLTTHNMLDADLLCDRVAFIAGGNIVALDTPGNLKEKNSDHRIVISYLYQGKREEQIMGTLELKDSMAFAYDEIISIHSQEPTLEDVFIQYTGRGLS, from the coding sequence ATGATTGAAGTAAAAAATCTGATGTTTTCCTATGGAAAGGATAAACAGGCGCTGCATGGACTAAATTTCAACGTAGAAGACGGGGAAATCTTCGGTTTCCTGGGACCAAACGGTTCTGGGAAGTCCACAACACAGAAAATATTGACGGGAATCTTAAAAGGACATGGAGGAGAAGTTTCTCTATTTGGAAAGGACCTCAAAGAGGTTCATACGCAGGAGTTTTTCCGGAAGATCGGCGTGTTATTTGAATTCCCCTATCTGTATGCGAATTTGAGTGCAGTAGATAATCTGAATTATTTTGCATCCTTTTATCCAGAAGAACAGTTGCGAGATGTAGAAGAACTTTTGACTATGCTAGAAGTAAAAAAGGACTTCTGGAAGAAACCGGTGTCTTCCTACTCCAAAGGAATGCGACAGCGTGTAAGTATGGCGCGGGCGTTGATCAGTAATCCAAAGCTTTTGTTTTTGGATGAACCAACCAGTGGTCTTGATCCTGCCGGGGCGGTGCTATTTCGCAAAATTATTGAGGAAGAACGACAAAAGGGTACAACCGTATTTCTTACTACCCACAATATGCTGGATGCAGATCTACTTTGTGACCGGGTGGCATTTATCGCAGGCGGCAATATTGTTGCACTGGATACGCCGGGAAACTTAAAGGAGAAAAACAGCGATCATCGTATTGTGATTTCCTATCTGTATCAAGGAAAACGGGAAGAGCAGATCATGGGAACCTTGGAACTGAAGGATAGCATGGCTTTTGCGTATGATGAAATCATCAGTATCCATTCCCAGGAGCCGACTTTGGAGGATGTCTTTATTCAGTATACAGGAAGGGGGCTGTCTTGA
- a CDS encoding HAMP domain-containing protein, with translation MKINENMNIFTIRKKILLASKLIGVALIVSYILSTKLPVNADISFVIWLAFVVVLICAIDLLMARFITKPVSELNEAAKNLAELDFSKPCKVTSLDEFGELSESLNKMAENLQQAFVSLEDANLKLEQDVEQKKRLLAERKELVDNLSHEMKTPLGVIRAYTEGLQDETGEEKRQKYTEVIIQETERMNCLITTLLDLSALENGATNLQPERFDFVEFVETIAGRLLIDTPDADFVLEYELPESPVYVYTDQGRMEQVLDNLIVNAKRNVSPGGILKLSLTEKKDGLHFSIYNEGREISKEDLKKIWTKFYRNPNASYGGSGLGLAIVAQILSMQGFSYGVENQPGGVKFYFTIPAVK, from the coding sequence ATGAAGATCAACGAAAACATGAACATCTTTACCATACGAAAGAAGATACTGCTTGCCTCCAAGCTGATTGGTGTTGCCTTGATTGTTTCTTATATACTGTCCACCAAACTGCCAGTGAATGCAGATATTTCCTTTGTGATATGGCTGGCATTTGTGGTAGTGCTGATCTGCGCCATTGACCTGTTGATGGCACGTTTTATCACAAAGCCAGTTTCAGAACTGAATGAGGCCGCGAAAAATCTGGCAGAGCTGGATTTTTCCAAACCTTGTAAGGTGACAAGCTTGGATGAGTTTGGTGAGCTTTCAGAAAGCCTGAATAAGATGGCGGAAAATCTGCAGCAGGCTTTTGTTTCGTTAGAAGATGCCAATTTGAAATTAGAGCAGGATGTGGAGCAGAAAAAACGGCTGTTGGCTGAACGTAAGGAGTTGGTAGACAATCTTTCCCATGAGATGAAAACTCCGCTGGGAGTGATTCGGGCATATACGGAAGGATTACAGGATGAAACAGGTGAAGAGAAACGGCAGAAATATACGGAAGTGATCATTCAGGAGACGGAACGTATGAACTGTCTGATCACCACACTTTTAGATTTATCCGCATTGGAAAATGGAGCAACCAATCTCCAGCCGGAACGATTTGACTTTGTAGAGTTTGTGGAAACGATAGCAGGACGACTGCTGATCGATACGCCGGATGCGGATTTTGTATTGGAATATGAACTTCCGGAGAGCCCAGTTTATGTGTATACAGATCAAGGGCGCATGGAGCAGGTTCTGGATAATCTGATTGTGAATGCGAAACGAAACGTATCTCCAGGCGGTATTTTGAAATTATCCCTGACTGAGAAGAAAGACGGTTTGCATTTTTCTATTTACAATGAGGGAAGGGAAATTTCAAAGGAGGATTTGAAAAAAATTTGGACCAAGTTTTACAGAAATCCCAATGCTTCCTATGGCGGTTCCGGACTTGGACTTGCCATTGTTGCACAGATTTTATCCATGCAGGGATTCTCCTATGGAGTGGAGAATCAACCGGGCGGTGTGAAGTTTTATTTTACAATTCCTGCCGTAAAATAA